The sequence TATAATCGTGCCAATAAAACATTTTACGTCAAATAGAAAACTCATATTTTTTATGTATTCTCCATCTAATGCCGCTTTCTTTTGGATAGGCAGTTCATCCCGACCATTAATTTGAGCCCAGCCTGTTAATCCAGGATAAATGTTATTAGCGTAATAGATATCTCTTTCTTCTATTAAATCATACTGATTCCACAGAGCCGGTCTTGGGCCAATAATACTCATCTCACCTTTTAGAATATTGATCAATTGCGGCAACTCATCTAAGCTGGTCTTCCTTAAATATTTTCCAACTCTCGTAATAAAAAAATCAGGATTCTTCAATAAATGAGTTGGCGCATCATCAGGTGTGTCTACTTTCATTGTTCTGAATTTATAGATATCAAACAGCTTTTTATCCTTTCCAACTCTTTTCTGTTTAAAGAGAATTAATCCTTTTGAATCTACTTTAATCGCTATAATAATGAGTAAAAATACAGGAGATAAAATGATTAGACCGAGTAGTGCCAATACGACATCAATAACTCGTTTGAACACTTTCTGGTACATCAGCATAAACTCCTTTCTCTTCTTCTTGGATAGTAGGAACAACAGCATTTTTTGCTTCTTTGTTTGCAAATCCAATCAAGCGCTCTTTCAGTTCTTTACTACTGCATTCTTCTAATGTATGAACGAATTCCATAACGTTAGCTAAGGAAATATCGGTTACTTTTCCAACAAATATTTTTTCATAGACTTGCTGGTCGGTTTGTTCACTGTCTACAAGCAATTCTTCATATAACTTCTCACCTGGGCGAATGCCAGTCTCACTAATTTGAATTTCAATTTCAGTAAAACCACTTAGCTTAACAACTTTCTTAGCTAAATCGTAGATTTTAACAGGTTCTCCCATATCCAAAATAAATATTTCTCCACCTTGCGCCAGTGCTCCTGCTTGAATCACCAGTCGACTAGCCTCTGGTATCGTCATAAAGTAACGAGTCATGCGAAAATCCGTGACCGTGACTGGACCACCGTTTCTAATTTGTTCTTTAAATAACGGTACGACGCTTCCACGACTACCTAAAACATTTCCAAAACGAACTGCGGCAAACTTTGTTTTTCCTGGTTCGTTTAAACCAGTAACGATCATTTCAGCTACTCGTTTAGTAGCTCCCATGACATTGGGAGGATTAACCGCCTTATCGGTTGAAATCATCACAAAACTACCAACATTAGCGGCTTTAGCTGCTTCAGCCATATTTTTCGTACCATAAATGTTGTTTTTAACCGCTTCTCGTGGATTATATTCCATCATCGGCACATGTTTATGTGCTGCTGCATGATAAACACGATCTGGTTTATGCTCTTCCATCACTTGGAAAATGCGTTCGCGGTCTTGAATATCTGCAATTACTGGAGTGATTTCAATTTTATTTCTATAAAGATTGCTTAGTTCTTTATCAATCAGATAAATAGAATTTTCTCCATGCCCTAATAATATTAATTTAGCTGGTGAAAATTTGGCGATTTGACGGCAAATTTCTGAACCGATCGAGCCGCCTGCTCCACTGACTAATATGGTTTTACCAGTTAGTTTGGTCGAAATCTGTTGCATATCCAACTGTACTTCGTCACGTCCCAATAAATCTACCACATCAATTTCTCTAAATTGACTAACTGATAGTTTTCCTTCCAATACATCTTCAATCGATGGCATCTGATTAACTTCAACGTCTGCTTCATTGCATAAATCTAAAATACGCTCATACTCACTGGGTGCTAGTGAAGGAATAGCAATCGTAATTTGTTCGATTTGCTGTTTTTTAACTAATTCGGGGATATCTTCAATTTGCCCCAAAACAGGAATATCATACAGTAACATTTTTTGTTTTGACCCATCATCGTCAACAATACCGATTACTTTCACATCACTAATATTGCGTTTTAAACTACGAATAAATACACTTCCACCATTCCCGGCTCCGACAATCAACGTGCGTTTTTGTTTTTCAATTGAACGCCCATGTATTTTGCGGTAATGGTGTTCATTATAAATCCGCCACAAGACTCGGCTTCCTGCAATCCCAGCGAGTGAGAATATGTACGTTAATAAAACAAATCGAAAACTCACTACCTGCATCAACGCTACCGAAAACAATGCAGCAAGAAAAAATGCTACAGTAATACAAGCGACAATCGCCACCGCTTCACGAATACTGGTATATCGATTGATTTTTGAAAACAACTTGAAATACGCTGCTAAAATCAAATAAAGAACTAAACTCATTCCAACAGTCAAGAGAAATGAGCTTACTGGTAACCCAATATAGGGATCTAAAAAGATGTACGCGAAAATGCTTGAAACAATAATGGCAAAACTATCGTACCCAATTAATATAATTTTTTTGAATTTTCTACTCATTTTAAGTTTCACTCCTCCTTTTAAAATAATCCTAAGAATTTAGAGGTCTTGACCTCTTTAGGCGGATTTGTGACAATGATTTCTCCATTGATTAAATCTTTTGTGGTTTGTTTAAATTGTTGAACTTTTTTCTTATCAAATTCTTTCTCAAGCTTTTCATAAGCTTCTTTCAAATGGAAAGTTCTTGATTGGACATT is a genomic window of Carnobacterium sp. CP1 containing:
- a CDS encoding polysaccharide biosynthesis protein, which produces MSRKFKKIILIGYDSFAIIVSSIFAYIFLDPYIGLPVSSFLLTVGMSLVLYLILAAYFKLFSKINRYTSIREAVAIVACITVAFFLAALFSVALMQVVSFRFVLLTYIFSLAGIAGSRVLWRIYNEHHYRKIHGRSIEKQKRTLIVGAGNGGSVFIRSLKRNISDVKVIGIVDDDGSKQKMLLYDIPVLGQIEDIPELVKKQQIEQITIAIPSLAPSEYERILDLCNEADVEVNQMPSIEDVLEGKLSVSQFREIDVVDLLGRDEVQLDMQQISTKLTGKTILVSGAGGSIGSEICRQIAKFSPAKLILLGHGENSIYLIDKELSNLYRNKIEITPVIADIQDRERIFQVMEEHKPDRVYHAAAHKHVPMMEYNPREAVKNNIYGTKNMAEAAKAANVGSFVMISTDKAVNPPNVMGATKRVAEMIVTGLNEPGKTKFAAVRFGNVLGSRGSVVPLFKEQIRNGGPVTVTDFRMTRYFMTIPEASRLVIQAGALAQGGEIFILDMGEPVKIYDLAKKVVKLSGFTEIEIQISETGIRPGEKLYEELLVDSEQTDQQVYEKIFVGKVTDISLANVMEFVHTLEECSSKELKERLIGFANKEAKNAVVPTIQEEEKGVYADVPESVQTSY
- a CDS encoding sugar transferase translates to MYQKVFKRVIDVVLALLGLIILSPVFLLIIIAIKVDSKGLILFKQKRVGKDKKLFDIYKFRTMKVDTPDDAPTHLLKNPDFFITRVGKYLRKTSLDELPQLINILKGEMSIIGPRPALWNQYDLIEERDIYYANNIYPGLTGWAQINGRDELPIQKKAALDGEYIKNMSFLFDVKCFIGTIISVVNYDGVVEGGTGSLKNREAMKND